From one Lotus japonicus ecotype B-129 chromosome 3, LjGifu_v1.2 genomic stretch:
- the LOC130742857 gene encoding 30S ribosomal protein S20, chloroplastic-like isoform X2: MADTSLQNQGSMSLSSVGVAASKEKVDSVVKRGRQAKNRRNNNRARKSLIKTRTKKALEALESLKNKKDAQPEEILPIEKLIREAYSVIDKAVRVGTMHRNTGERRKSRLARSKKLVEIHHGWYTPGSEGSV, encoded by the exons ATGGCTGACACTTCCCTCCAAAATCAAG GTAGCATGTCATTGAGCTCGGTTGGCGTGGCAGCGTCAAAGGAGAAGGTAGATTCTGTTGTGAAGAGAGGTCGCCAGGCCAAGAATCGCCGCAATAACAACAGAGCCCGCAAATCATTGATAAAAACTCGCACCAAAAAG GCTTTGGAAGCTTTGGAATCGCTTAAGAATAAAAAAGATGCACAACCAGAAGAAATCCTTCCAATTGAGAAACTAATTAGAGAGGCTTACTCGGTAATCGATAAGGCAGTGAGAGTGGGCACAATGCACAGGAACACGGGAGAACGTCGAAAGTCTAGGCTTGCCAGAAGTAAGAAGCTTGTGGAGATCCACCATGGCTGGTATACCCCAGGTTCTGAAGGCAGTGTCTGA
- the LOC130742857 gene encoding 30S ribosomal protein S20, chloroplastic-like isoform X1, with the protein MLGVIEKLVSRRQLFLRTKAYNLNQSLKARDIAAVSCSWLTLPSKIKVLSLADSSSSSSISNPASLSFCRNISHTVFSQSSMSLSSVGVAASKEKVDSVVKRGRQAKNRRNNNRARKSLIKTRTKKALEALESLKNKKDAQPEEILPIEKLIREAYSVIDKAVRVGTMHRNTGERRKSRLARSKKLVEIHHGWYTPGSEGSV; encoded by the exons ATGTTGGGGGTGATAGAAAAACTAGTCTCACGACGACAACTCTTCCTGAGAACAAAAGCCTATAACCTCAACCAATCTCTGAAAGCAAGAGACATAGCAGCAGTTTCGTGCTCATGGCTGACACTTCCCTCCAAAATCAAGGTCCTTTCTCTAGctgattcctcttcttcttcctccatctCCAATCCTGCTTCTCTGAGTTTCTGCAGAAACATTTCTCATACTGTCTTCTCACAAA GTAGCATGTCATTGAGCTCGGTTGGCGTGGCAGCGTCAAAGGAGAAGGTAGATTCTGTTGTGAAGAGAGGTCGCCAGGCCAAGAATCGCCGCAATAACAACAGAGCCCGCAAATCATTGATAAAAACTCGCACCAAAAAG GCTTTGGAAGCTTTGGAATCGCTTAAGAATAAAAAAGATGCACAACCAGAAGAAATCCTTCCAATTGAGAAACTAATTAGAGAGGCTTACTCGGTAATCGATAAGGCAGTGAGAGTGGGCACAATGCACAGGAACACGGGAGAACGTCGAAAGTCTAGGCTTGCCAGAAGTAAGAAGCTTGTGGAGATCCACCATGGCTGGTATACCCCAGGTTCTGAAGGCAGTGTCTGA